The genomic segment CTCGTATTTCTCACCAAATAGTTCTAATAATGCTTGTTCAAGCTTCCCCATACAGTTCAGCTCCAAAAATTCATTTTGAATTATTATATCATTCTACTCTAACCTACTTTTGTTTCTTTCACATCAAATATCGTTTAACTGCTGCTCGGCACAACATCTGAAGTCATCCTTGGTTCCCGGCTGGAATCTGTTTTCCCAGCTTCCCGCAGTACAAGTAATCCAATAACCAAGGACACAACGCCGATAATGATCAGCAGCGCCCCCAATTCCTGGCCGTAGGCTGTTAGCTCCCCCTCGCGAAAAGCCATCCCGCGGATGAGCCGGTTCAGCCAGTTCATCGGCAACGCCCATGCGAAAATTTGAAAGGGCTCTGGAAATGCGAGCGGAGTCAGCTGAATTCCCGTAGCAAGAAACGATGGATACAGCACCAAGCTGGTTCGCAAACTGACTTTGGACTGGTCTTTGGCAGAATAGCCAATCAACATGCCCACAAGTGACAACGCAAAGGCATAAACAAGCAAGGGGATGATAAAAACATAGGGCTCCGCTTCAAACCGCATGGCCCCCACCTGCTTTAATAATCCATAGCACAGAAGCAGGGATAGGGAGCTCAGAACAGCGTAAGGTACAGTGCGCATCCACAGCTGAAAAGGCGACTTCCCGCTTTCGAAGAGCTTTCCCTCCTGACGCAGGCGAGGTACAATCGAACCCGCTGCGCTTGTCGTAATCATGAGAACGACAATATTTACAAACCCAAGCACCATAAAGCCGACATAGCTTGTGGTCGGATTAAACAGCATGCGCTGCTGAAGGGACAACGGGGAGACGAGCCCTTTGGTCGTTTCCGCATCCATTCCTTTTTGCAGCAGACGGGTCATGGAAAGGGTCGTATTTTCCGTTACGACGACTTCCTGAATTGCGGTTCGGATGCCCGTCAGCCCGGAGGGCATCGTATTATCCATTAAAATGCCGATATTCGTTGATATTCCCTGCTGCTGACGCTGCTCCAACTGTTTGGGAAGCATGATGACCGCTACAGCCTGCTCATTAGCCAGCAATGTTTCTGGGGCCATACGGCTGGCGTACACGTTAGTGACTTTCATATATGGGGAAGCATTGATTTTGGAAATGATCTGCCGGGAATAAGCACTGTGATCCTCATCAATGACAACAACGGGAGATTCGCTGATCTGGTTCTGCGAAAACATCAATCCAAAAAAGATGGCCGCAATGATCGGACCGATAAAGATCATACGAGCATACTTGCTGCCCGCTACGTGCTTCCACTCGTCAATCAGCGAATTCATCAAGTCTCACCTCCGCGGTCATGCCCGGAAGCAAATCAGCATTTGATTCCATCGCTATTCGAACAAGGAACATGCTTAAATCAGCTTGCCCTTTCTCACGACTCATACGCAGGTTGGCAAATTGAGGCGCAGCTGCAATGGAAGCCACAACACCATCGATCTGAACTTGACGCTCCACATATGGAAAATGAACCTCTACCCTTTTATTGACCTCAAGCTTATCCATTTCACTTTCCTGAATGTATAGATCTGTATAGAAGGTATTCTTTTGCAAAATCGCAACGGGCATGCCTTGTGCCAGCTGTTCCCCCGGCTTTACAGCGACTCTGCTGATTAATCCGTCATTCGGCGCAAGCACATCGATTTCCCCTTCGTCAGCTGATTTAACCTGAAAGAGCACATCTCCCTGTTTTACGGAATCGCCTGCAGCTGCATTAACCTTTACCATCATCCCTGGACTCTTGTCATAAAATAGTGTCGTTTGCTCCGCCTCAAGCACACCTTGCTTTCTGCTCTCAGCTTGACTGACAGCATCCTTTCCTTTCATCGCAAGTAGCGAGCCTCCCACGATAAGCACAATCGCAATCCCGATATAAAAACCTGCTTTTATCTTCATTGTTGTATCTCTCCTATTTCCATTTCCATTTTCTATTTGCTGTTAAACCTGCTGCTCTTTTTGACTTGTCATCCTCATTTTTCTGACCGCGTTTTCGGCAGCCTCCATCATTACTTCTCCCAATGTAGGATGGGGATGAATCGTCATAGCCAAATCTTCTGCGGCTGCCCCCATCTCTATCGCAAGGGCAAGCTCCGATATAAGGGTGGATGCCTCTACTCCAACGATTTGTGCACCAAGGACGATTCCTGAGATCGGGTCCGCCACCACTTTGACGAAGCCTTCCGATTCCTTCAATGCCAATGCTCTTCCGTTGATTGCGAAAGGGGCTTTGCCGACAACAATCGGGATGGCTTTTGCCTTTGCTTCCGTTTCGCTTAAGCCCACACTAGCCAGCTCTGGATTGGAAAAGACGACGAGCGGAATCGCTTTATAATCGACCTCGGAGGCATAGCCTGCAATCGCTTCGGCTGCAACTTTCGCTTCATAGGACGCCTTGTGTGCGAGCGCCGGACCAGCCGTAATATCTCCAATTGCAAAAATATGCGGGATAGCCGTTCTGCACTGTTTATCCGTACTGATCAGTCCTCTGCTTGTCACTGGCAGGCCGATGCGATCCAGCCCTAACTCGCCGTCTGTATTTGGTTTTCTGCCGACAGTGACTAATGCATATTCCGCTGTAACCTGATGCTGCTCTTTATTTTTAGAATAATGAAGCGTAATGCCCGCGGAATTCTGCACCATTTTTCCCGCCGTCGCACCCGTTACGATGTTTATCCCATCAGCCTTCAACTGCTTGACAACAGGGGCAGCAAGCTCCGCCTCGAATCCCGGCAGCACTTGTTCTCCTCCCTCCAGAATCGTCACCTTTGTGCCAAATTTGGCATACATCTGCCCAAGCTCAATCCCGATATATCCACCGCCGATGACCACTAAGCTAGCAGGAACCTCTGGGAGTGAAAGAGCCTCAGTGGAAGACAGCATACGCCCGCCGAACGGAAAGGCTTGCAGCTCAATCGGACGAGAGCCCGTTGCCAGTATGGCGTACTTGAAAGAGATGAGCTGCTCTTGTCCAGCTTGTTTGATAAGAGCGGTATGTTCATCAACGAAACGGGCTTGCCCCTCCAAAATGCTCACACCGGCAGTCTTTAATA from the Paenibacillus sp. BIHB 4019 genome contains:
- the lpdA gene encoding dihydrolipoyl dehydrogenase yields the protein MSKLESVETLVIGSGPGGYGAALRCSQLGMKTAIVERSQLGGVCTNVGCIPSKALIAESHRHELLQEFYPADAAATFKNAQLFKQGIVNKQAGGVSYLLKTAGVSILEGQARFVDEHTALIKQAGQEQLISFKYAILATGSRPIELQAFPFGGRMLSSTEALSLPEVPASLVVIGGGYIGIELGQMYAKFGTKVTILEGGEQVLPGFEAELAAPVVKQLKADGINIVTGATAGKMVQNSAGITLHYSKNKEQHQVTAEYALVTVGRKPNTDGELGLDRIGLPVTSRGLISTDKQCRTAIPHIFAIGDITAGPALAHKASYEAKVAAEAIAGYASEVDYKAIPLVVFSNPELASVGLSETEAKAKAIPIVVGKAPFAINGRALALKESEGFVKVVADPISGIVLGAQIVGVEASTLISELALAIEMGAAAEDLAMTIHPHPTLGEVMMEAAENAVRKMRMTSQKEQQV
- a CDS encoding ABC transporter permease is translated as MNSLIDEWKHVAGSKYARMIFIGPIIAAIFFGLMFSQNQISESPVVVIDEDHSAYSRQIISKINASPYMKVTNVYASRMAPETLLANEQAVAVIMLPKQLEQRQQQGISTNIGILMDNTMPSGLTGIRTAIQEVVVTENTTLSMTRLLQKGMDAETTKGLVSPLSLQQRMLFNPTTSYVGFMVLGFVNIVVLMITTSAAGSIVPRLRQEGKLFESGKSPFQLWMRTVPYAVLSSLSLLLCYGLLKQVGAMRFEAEPYVFIIPLLVYAFALSLVGMLIGYSAKDQSKVSLRTSLVLYPSFLATGIQLTPLAFPEPFQIFAWALPMNWLNRLIRGMAFREGELTAYGQELGALLIIIGVVSLVIGLLVLREAGKTDSSREPRMTSDVVPSSS
- a CDS encoding HlyD family efflux transporter periplasmic adaptor subunit encodes the protein MKIKAGFYIGIAIVLIVGGSLLAMKGKDAVSQAESRKQGVLEAEQTTLFYDKSPGMMVKVNAAAGDSVKQGDVLFQVKSADEGEIDVLAPNDGLISRVAVKPGEQLAQGMPVAILQKNTFYTDLYIQESEMDKLEVNKRVEVHFPYVERQVQIDGVVASIAAAPQFANLRMSREKGQADLSMFLVRIAMESNADLLPGMTAEVRLDEFAD